A stretch of Corallococcus macrosporus DNA encodes these proteins:
- a CDS encoding glucodextranase DOMON-like domain-containing protein, which produces MINPRIAVLTLAASLSAAPALADKVSFKDPTGDDKGPGKYTYPTDPVYKPGSFDLTGFTLDQGGNKSDITIQLKASLENPWKMADGFSVQEVFIFIDTDHKAGSGFTDSPPGLNVSFAPEDAWDKVIVISPQGSSRVRAEANNKAGAMKGAVVVPTKVRASGNKITATIMNADLGAGDPSTWGYQVVMQSNEGFPADNDLLTRRVNEYEGQHRFGGGSDFNCDPHVIDVLAGQGKGDSSEIKAQYDMLAYECAGDGSATKKATLKMVSGAKRPAAQGGAAAAPAPAPAAPAAPAPAPAPTPAAPAGTTVAPAPAPATPTK; this is translated from the coding sequence ATGATCAACCCCCGCATCGCAGTCCTCACCCTGGCTGCTTCCCTGTCCGCGGCGCCGGCCCTGGCCGACAAGGTGTCCTTCAAGGACCCCACCGGCGACGACAAGGGCCCGGGCAAGTACACCTACCCGACGGACCCCGTGTACAAGCCGGGCTCGTTCGACCTGACCGGCTTCACGCTGGACCAGGGCGGCAACAAGTCCGACATCACCATCCAGCTGAAGGCGTCGCTGGAGAACCCCTGGAAGATGGCGGACGGCTTCTCCGTGCAGGAGGTCTTCATCTTCATCGACACGGACCACAAGGCCGGCAGCGGCTTCACCGACAGCCCCCCGGGCCTCAACGTGTCCTTCGCCCCCGAGGACGCCTGGGACAAGGTCATCGTCATCTCGCCGCAGGGCTCGTCGCGCGTGCGCGCGGAGGCCAACAACAAGGCTGGCGCCATGAAGGGCGCCGTCGTGGTGCCCACCAAGGTGCGCGCCTCCGGCAACAAGATCACCGCGACCATCATGAACGCGGACCTGGGCGCCGGTGACCCGTCCACCTGGGGCTACCAGGTCGTGATGCAGTCCAACGAGGGCTTCCCCGCGGACAACGACCTGCTCACCCGCCGCGTCAACGAGTACGAGGGCCAGCACCGCTTCGGCGGCGGCTCTGACTTCAACTGCGATCCGCACGTCATCGACGTGCTCGCGGGTCAGGGCAAGGGCGACAGCTCTGAAATCAAGGCTCAGTACGACATGCTCGCGTACGAGTGCGCGGGTGACGGTTCCGCCACGAAGAAGGCCACGCTGAAGATGGTCTCCGGCGCGAAGCGCCCCGCGGCGCAGGGTGGCGCGGCGGCGGCTCCGGCCCCGGCTCCGGCGGCTCCCGCTGCTCCGGCCCCGGCTCCGGCGCCCACGCCGGCCGCTCCGGCTGGAACGACGGTCGCTCCGGCGCCCGCGCCTGCTACGCCGACGAAGTAG
- a CDS encoding sugar ABC transporter permease, which translates to MALFTERREGIPHLPLHVVLVAFTLFTIYPILWVVSLAFSGKQSLAIATLPENPTFWDRLRAVTPWPESFSVSNFVSVMSDQPFAKWMLNSAIVAIGTTVLGVFMACTAAYAFSRFKFPGQRAGMMAFLVSQMFPGTLMLIPLYIILVQWLGLGSSRLGLIIVYATTSIPFSVWMLKGYFDTIPKDLEEAALMDGASPGRIFWSIILPLAKPAVAVTALFSFMTAWNEFILAATFMDQEAMYTAPVGLRFFVGGFSQQWGYFAAGSIIVSVPVVILFLFLQKYLVSGLTAGGVKG; encoded by the coding sequence ATGGCGCTCTTCACCGAACGTCGCGAAGGCATCCCCCACCTGCCGCTGCACGTGGTGCTGGTGGCCTTCACCCTCTTCACCATCTACCCCATCCTCTGGGTGGTGAGCCTGGCCTTCTCCGGCAAGCAGAGCCTGGCCATCGCCACGCTGCCGGAGAACCCCACCTTCTGGGACCGGCTGCGCGCGGTGACGCCGTGGCCTGAGTCCTTCAGCGTCTCCAACTTCGTGTCGGTGATGTCCGACCAGCCGTTCGCGAAGTGGATGCTCAACAGCGCCATCGTGGCCATTGGCACCACGGTGCTGGGCGTCTTCATGGCGTGCACGGCGGCGTATGCCTTCAGCCGCTTCAAGTTCCCCGGCCAGCGCGCGGGCATGATGGCGTTCCTCGTGTCCCAGATGTTCCCGGGCACGCTGATGCTCATCCCGCTCTACATCATCCTGGTGCAGTGGCTGGGCCTGGGCAGCAGCCGGCTGGGGCTCATCATCGTGTACGCCACCACGTCCATCCCGTTCAGCGTGTGGATGCTCAAGGGCTACTTCGACACCATCCCCAAGGACCTGGAGGAGGCGGCGCTGATGGACGGCGCGTCGCCGGGGCGCATCTTCTGGAGCATCATCCTGCCGCTGGCCAAGCCCGCGGTGGCGGTGACGGCGCTGTTCAGCTTCATGACGGCGTGGAACGAGTTCATCCTCGCGGCGACGTTCATGGACCAGGAAGCCATGTACACGGCGCCGGTGGGCCTGCGCTTCTTCGTGGGCGGCTTCAGCCAGCAGTGGGGCTACTTCGCGGCCGGCTCCATCATCGTGTCCGTGCCCGTCGTCATCCTCTTCCTCTTCCTGCAGAAGTACCTCGTCTCCGGGCTCACCGCCGGTGGCGTGAAGGGTTAG
- a CDS encoding ABC transporter permease subunit has product MSQNAPQQSPSQAGAPTPARTPPNDAATGPAAPGPAGGAGGYRGRVLVGLALALGVSLFLAHGLLARANQERAAEREQRTAAVSLLGLVDLVQRAGGSGDAVRAVVAGWPGVPGSAVRVIAFSGIRLEASTFPQDTGDKAAPRKLSRDEKPLYDRGQRLRAAVETNREEGGARKPEVESELLDAGQSRLLSAPVEVDGQVVGSVETLSPVVVKGEVPSWTAVLLAFLLPLAACAAAVFVLSRQGVRVAVAAALFLAGLGSYTVYSLRALDAELRETENAVSAELRTRGEKAQALIAGNNLKADPALKPGAWDADAMRRPLGKLTDSGAPDEAKLAAVGAQVRGNAGKALGALGALGLAVLLFIGLGGLHRVVRTTVEYRQAYAYIAPAMVGMVVLVFFPFAYGITLSFTDANLYNSSQPLSELWVGFRNYVDILGDFSFAKTAADGSLVFNYLNFYYTLLFTILWTVTNVTIGVTVGLLLALALNVPNLKMRPVYRVLLILPWAMPNYITALIWKGMFHQQFGVVNHVIRMFGGEGLAWFDSPFTSFFTALATNGWLSFPFMMVVSLGALQSIPGELYEAARVDGANRWQQFTAITLPALKPALVPAVILSVVWTFNMFNIIFLVTGGDPGGSTEILVTQAYKFAFERYRHGYAAAYSTVIFGILLIYSMVQNRMSRATEAA; this is encoded by the coding sequence GTGAGCCAGAACGCCCCGCAGCAGTCGCCTTCCCAGGCCGGCGCCCCCACGCCGGCCCGCACTCCGCCGAACGACGCCGCCACAGGCCCCGCCGCACCGGGCCCGGCCGGCGGTGCGGGCGGGTACCGGGGGCGCGTGCTGGTGGGGCTCGCGCTCGCGCTGGGCGTGTCCCTGTTCCTGGCGCACGGCCTGCTCGCGCGCGCCAACCAGGAGCGCGCGGCGGAGCGCGAGCAGCGCACCGCCGCCGTGTCGCTGCTGGGGCTGGTGGACCTGGTGCAGCGCGCGGGCGGTTCGGGGGACGCCGTGCGCGCCGTGGTGGCGGGCTGGCCCGGCGTGCCGGGCAGTGCCGTGCGCGTCATCGCCTTCAGCGGCATCCGGCTGGAGGCGTCCACCTTCCCGCAGGACACCGGGGACAAGGCGGCGCCGCGCAAGCTGTCTCGCGACGAGAAGCCGCTGTACGACCGCGGCCAGCGCCTGCGCGCCGCGGTGGAGACGAACCGCGAGGAGGGCGGGGCGCGCAAGCCGGAGGTGGAGTCCGAGCTGCTCGACGCGGGCCAGAGCCGCCTGCTGTCCGCGCCCGTGGAGGTGGACGGCCAGGTGGTGGGCTCCGTGGAGACCCTCTCCCCGGTGGTGGTGAAGGGCGAGGTGCCGTCGTGGACGGCGGTGCTGCTGGCGTTCCTCTTGCCCCTGGCGGCGTGCGCGGCCGCGGTGTTCGTGCTGTCGCGCCAGGGCGTGCGCGTGGCGGTGGCGGCGGCGCTGTTCCTGGCGGGCCTGGGTTCCTACACCGTCTACTCGCTGCGCGCGCTGGACGCGGAGCTGCGCGAGACGGAGAACGCCGTCAGCGCGGAGCTGCGCACGCGCGGTGAGAAGGCGCAGGCGCTCATCGCTGGCAACAACCTGAAGGCGGATCCGGCGCTGAAGCCCGGCGCGTGGGACGCGGACGCGATGCGCCGCCCGCTGGGGAAGCTGACGGACTCCGGCGCGCCGGATGAGGCCAAGCTGGCGGCGGTGGGCGCGCAGGTGCGCGGCAACGCGGGCAAGGCGCTGGGCGCGCTGGGCGCGCTGGGGCTGGCGGTGCTGCTGTTCATCGGCCTGGGTGGACTGCACCGGGTGGTGCGCACGACGGTGGAGTACCGGCAGGCCTACGCATACATCGCGCCCGCCATGGTGGGCATGGTGGTGCTGGTGTTCTTCCCCTTCGCCTACGGCATCACGCTGTCGTTCACGGACGCCAACCTCTACAACAGCAGCCAGCCCTTGTCGGAGCTGTGGGTGGGCTTCCGCAACTACGTCGACATCCTGGGCGACTTCAGCTTCGCGAAGACCGCGGCGGACGGCTCGCTCGTCTTCAACTACCTGAACTTCTATTACACGCTGCTCTTCACCATCCTCTGGACGGTGACGAACGTCACCATCGGCGTGACGGTGGGCCTGCTGCTCGCGCTGGCGCTCAACGTGCCCAACTTGAAGATGCGGCCGGTGTACCGCGTGCTGCTCATCCTTCCGTGGGCCATGCCCAACTACATCACCGCGCTCATCTGGAAGGGCATGTTCCACCAGCAGTTCGGCGTGGTGAACCACGTCATCCGGATGTTCGGCGGCGAGGGCCTGGCGTGGTTCGACTCGCCCTTCACGTCGTTCTTCACGGCGCTGGCGACGAACGGCTGGCTGTCCTTCCCGTTCATGATGGTGGTGTCGCTGGGCGCGCTCCAGTCCATCCCGGGTGAGCTCTACGAAGCGGCGCGCGTGGACGGCGCCAACCGGTGGCAGCAGTTCACCGCCATCACGCTGCCCGCGCTGAAGCCCGCGCTGGTGCCGGCGGTCATCCTGTCGGTGGTGTGGACCTTCAACATGTTCAACATCATCTTCCTGGTGACGGGCGGAGACCCGGGCGGCTCCACCGAAATCCTGGTCACCCAGGCGTACAAGTTCGCCTTCGAGCGCTACCGCCACGGCTACGCGGCGGCGTACTCCACCGTCATCTTCGGCATCCTGCTCATCTACAGCATGGTGCAGAACCGCATGAGCCGCGCCACGGAGGCCGCGTAA
- a CDS encoding extracellular solute-binding protein, which produces MTHLRTLLAALCLCAVGLLPVPSFAATELVLWHAYRAEEKAALEKVVAEYNKANEGKVKVTTLAVPYDAYADKISATVPRGKGPDLFIFAQDRLGGWIEAGNTVEPIDFFLDDATKKRFIPTTMEAMTYRGTTYGLPLNYKVITLIYNKKLVPTPPKTSGELVTMAKKLTDSKAGRFGLAYAYNDFYYHAAVMNGFGGGVFDAKNAPTMNSPANVKSVEQVLKWKNKDGILPAEPSSALITSLFNEGKAAMVFSGPWFLGEVSKDVSYGLARLPTLDENKGTPMKPWMTVEGVYVAAPSKNKEAAYDFAKFLTDAGPGKTLALEGRQSPANQAVYQDAKVSADPLLKAMKDQVDVAVPMPNLPEMSMVWTPATSAMNTVFKNTATPKAALDAAQKSVAKDVAGLRKK; this is translated from the coding sequence ATGACGCACCTGCGAACGTTGCTCGCGGCCCTCTGTCTGTGCGCAGTCGGCCTGTTGCCCGTCCCGTCCTTCGCCGCCACGGAGCTGGTGCTCTGGCACGCCTACCGCGCGGAGGAGAAGGCCGCGCTGGAGAAGGTGGTCGCCGAGTACAACAAGGCCAACGAGGGCAAGGTCAAGGTCACCACGCTGGCGGTGCCCTACGACGCCTACGCGGACAAGATCTCCGCCACCGTGCCGCGCGGCAAGGGCCCGGACCTCTTCATCTTCGCGCAGGACCGCCTGGGCGGCTGGATTGAAGCGGGCAACACGGTGGAGCCCATCGACTTCTTCCTGGATGACGCCACGAAGAAGCGCTTCATCCCCACGACGATGGAGGCGATGACCTACCGCGGGACGACGTACGGCCTGCCGCTGAACTACAAGGTCATCACGCTCATCTACAACAAGAAGCTGGTCCCCACGCCGCCCAAGACGTCCGGCGAGCTGGTGACGATGGCCAAGAAGCTCACCGACTCCAAGGCGGGCCGCTTCGGGCTCGCGTACGCGTACAACGACTTCTACTACCACGCGGCCGTGATGAACGGCTTCGGCGGCGGCGTGTTCGACGCGAAGAACGCCCCGACGATGAACTCGCCCGCCAACGTGAAGTCGGTGGAGCAGGTCCTCAAGTGGAAGAACAAGGACGGCATCCTCCCCGCGGAGCCCTCCAGCGCGCTGATCACCTCCCTCTTCAACGAGGGCAAGGCCGCGATGGTGTTCTCCGGCCCGTGGTTCCTGGGCGAGGTCTCCAAGGACGTGAGCTACGGCCTGGCCCGGCTGCCCACGCTGGATGAGAACAAGGGCACGCCGATGAAGCCCTGGATGACGGTGGAGGGCGTGTACGTGGCCGCTCCGTCCAAGAACAAGGAAGCGGCGTACGACTTCGCGAAGTTCCTCACGGACGCGGGCCCCGGCAAGACGCTGGCCCTCGAGGGCCGCCAGAGCCCCGCCAACCAGGCCGTGTACCAGGACGCGAAGGTGTCCGCGGATCCGCTGCTCAAGGCGATGAAGGACCAGGTGGACGTGGCGGTGCCCATGCCCAACCTGCCGGAGATGTCCATGGTCTGGACCCCCGCCACCAGCGCGATGAACACCGTGTTCAAGAACACCGCCACCCCCAAGGCGGCGCTGGACGCGGCCCAGAAGAGCGTGGCGAAGGACGTCGCCGGCCTGCGCAAGAAGTAA
- a CDS encoding ABC transporter ATP-binding protein produces the protein MAGVSFKDVAKRYGDVSVIEGLNLDIRDHEFMVLVGPSGCGKSTALRMIAGLEEISGGTISIGPRAVNALPPKDRDVSMVFQNYALYPHMTVRQNLEFGLKIRKTPKPEMDKLVDEAAEILGITHLLDRKPKALSGGQRQRVALGRAIVRKPAVFLFDEPLSNLDAKLRVQMRSEIKKLQHRLQVTSVYVTHDQVEAMTMGHRIAVMKDGKLQQLGTPLEVYEKPVNVFVAQFIGMPPINMLTATLDADGASLSGDGFRLPVPQKLRPLTAGKGGRKLKVGLRPDNILAAGATARGESSPVDARVELVEPLGNELIVHARLGDNPLVFRLPPQATPEPGATVPVTVELESLHLFDAESELRLSV, from the coding sequence ATGGCCGGCGTGTCGTTCAAGGACGTGGCGAAGCGGTACGGAGACGTGTCGGTCATCGAGGGGCTCAACCTCGATATCCGCGACCATGAGTTCATGGTCCTCGTGGGGCCGTCCGGTTGCGGCAAGTCCACGGCGCTCCGGATGATCGCCGGCCTGGAGGAGATCTCCGGAGGCACCATCTCCATTGGCCCGCGCGCGGTGAACGCGCTGCCGCCGAAGGACCGGGACGTCTCCATGGTGTTCCAGAACTACGCGCTCTATCCGCACATGACCGTGCGGCAGAACCTGGAGTTCGGCCTCAAGATCCGCAAGACGCCCAAGCCGGAGATGGACAAGCTGGTGGACGAGGCGGCGGAAATCCTGGGCATCACGCACCTGCTGGACCGCAAGCCCAAGGCGCTGTCCGGCGGCCAGCGTCAGCGCGTGGCCCTGGGCCGCGCCATCGTGCGCAAGCCGGCGGTGTTCCTCTTCGACGAGCCGCTCTCCAACCTGGACGCGAAGCTGCGCGTGCAGATGCGCTCGGAGATCAAGAAGCTGCAGCACCGGCTCCAGGTCACGTCCGTCTACGTCACGCACGACCAGGTCGAAGCGATGACCATGGGCCACCGCATCGCGGTGATGAAGGACGGCAAGCTCCAGCAGCTGGGCACCCCGCTGGAGGTCTACGAGAAGCCGGTCAACGTGTTCGTGGCGCAGTTCATCGGCATGCCGCCCATCAACATGCTCACCGCCACGCTGGACGCGGACGGCGCGTCGCTTTCCGGCGACGGCTTCCGGCTGCCCGTGCCGCAGAAGCTGCGCCCCCTGACGGCGGGCAAGGGCGGCCGCAAGCTGAAGGTGGGCCTGCGTCCGGACAACATCCTGGCCGCGGGCGCCACGGCGCGCGGTGAGTCCTCACCCGTGGACGCACGCGTGGAGCTGGTGGAGCCCCTGGGCAACGAGCTCATCGTGCACGCCCGCCTGGGAGACAACCCGCTGGTCTTCCGCCTGCCGCCCCAGGCCACCCCGGAGCCCGGCGCCACCGTGCCCGTGACGGTGGAGCTGGAGTCCCTGCACCTCTTCGACGCTGAATCCGAGCTGCGGCTGTCCGTTTGA
- a CDS encoding alpha-amylase family glycosyl hydrolase, with protein sequence MFQGLVALCLAGCATAPTPTQPAPEAAATQPAAPPTEAPATPAPEPVKEAAPVAPAPARKEPARPWADEVLYFVVVDRFADGDPSNNEKGDPKAPGTFHGGDLKGLTANLEELSSLGVTALWLTPLLQQIPGFVTGSGFPDWGYHGYWADDFHALDPRFGTEADFKALVDAAHARGIRVLLDVVYNHPGYNSRYLKDHPDWLRSEDKGTCGSDDLTSCVAGLPDFKTERPEVAKYLLDAQIDWAKRSGVDGFRLDTVKHVSHDFWKEHRRRTRAEVSPDFFLLGELWGGDVESLAPYFTADEMDAGFDFAFVGNALGFIQGRGRTVAFDRYLQSRAKVTAGHHLAHFLSSHDVDGALHQLQGNVPLFRLAATLQLTTAGIPVIYYGEEVGRAGGDWPQNRSDMPWGKQAVKPGAGKKRDESLREYYKRLIAIRRAHPALSRGVHAPLSTEGDVYVFQRRDDASGDTVVVAVNRGKTKGTVSVPWPEAWTGVGEVEDLLNGGRTKAGATLDLALPPLSARILGRVP encoded by the coding sequence ATGTTCCAGGGCCTTGTCGCCCTGTGTCTGGCGGGGTGCGCCACGGCCCCCACGCCGACGCAACCCGCGCCAGAGGCCGCCGCGACGCAGCCCGCCGCGCCCCCCACGGAGGCACCGGCGACCCCCGCCCCTGAACCCGTGAAGGAGGCCGCTCCGGTGGCTCCGGCCCCGGCGAGGAAGGAGCCCGCGCGGCCCTGGGCGGACGAGGTGCTGTACTTCGTGGTGGTGGACCGGTTCGCGGACGGCGACCCCTCCAACAACGAGAAGGGCGACCCCAAGGCTCCGGGCACCTTCCACGGCGGCGACCTGAAGGGGCTCACCGCGAACCTGGAGGAGCTGTCGTCGCTGGGCGTGACGGCGCTGTGGCTGACGCCGCTGCTCCAGCAGATCCCCGGCTTCGTCACCGGCTCCGGCTTTCCGGACTGGGGCTACCACGGCTACTGGGCGGACGACTTCCACGCGTTGGATCCGCGCTTCGGCACGGAGGCGGACTTCAAGGCGCTGGTGGACGCGGCGCACGCGCGCGGCATCCGCGTGCTCCTGGACGTCGTCTACAACCACCCGGGCTACAACTCGCGCTACCTGAAGGACCACCCGGACTGGCTGCGCTCCGAGGACAAGGGCACCTGCGGCTCGGACGACCTGACGTCGTGCGTGGCGGGCCTGCCGGACTTCAAGACGGAGCGCCCGGAGGTGGCGAAGTACCTGCTGGACGCGCAGATCGACTGGGCGAAGCGCTCCGGCGTGGACGGCTTCCGGCTGGACACCGTGAAGCACGTGTCGCACGACTTCTGGAAGGAGCACCGCCGCCGCACGCGCGCGGAAGTCTCCCCGGACTTCTTCCTGCTGGGCGAGCTGTGGGGCGGCGACGTGGAGTCGCTGGCGCCGTACTTCACCGCGGATGAGATGGACGCCGGGTTCGACTTCGCCTTCGTGGGCAACGCGCTGGGCTTCATCCAGGGGCGCGGCCGCACGGTGGCGTTCGACCGCTACCTCCAGTCGCGCGCGAAGGTGACGGCGGGGCACCACCTGGCGCACTTCCTGTCGTCGCACGACGTGGACGGGGCGCTGCACCAGCTCCAGGGCAACGTGCCCCTCTTCCGTCTGGCCGCCACGCTGCAGCTCACGACGGCCGGCATCCCGGTCATCTACTACGGCGAGGAAGTGGGCCGCGCGGGCGGAGACTGGCCGCAGAACCGCAGCGACATGCCGTGGGGCAAGCAGGCGGTGAAGCCGGGCGCGGGCAAGAAACGCGACGAGTCCCTGCGTGAGTATTACAAGCGCCTCATCGCCATCCGCCGCGCGCACCCGGCCCTGTCCCGGGGCGTGCACGCGCCGCTCTCCACGGAAGGCGATGTGTATGTCTTCCAGCGGCGGGACGACGCGTCGGGCGACACGGTGGTGGTGGCGGTGAACCGCGGCAAGACGAAGGGCACGGTGTCGGTGCCGTGGCCGGAAGCGTGGACGGGCGTCGGCGAGGTGGAGGACCTGCTGAACGGAGGGCGGACGAAGGCTGGCGCCACGCTGGACCTGGCGCTCCCGCCGCTGTCCGCGCGCATCCTCGGACGCGTGCCGTGA